Proteins encoded together in one Planctomyces sp. SH-PL14 window:
- a CDS encoding tetratricopeptide repeat protein, translating to MTRSWRRSYGLLVALCFLPGLASAQTYSSFREAMAAGQTQLRSRNFAGSQAPLEAALQLAKTDEQRLQAYEALQPAYRQLPDIDKMTEAYEFIVRHTDTTAGRSLSAAAYASFVYQRGQGDKTIERYEARLKQDRDDLPALSALSALYSRTRRDKKERENEVETRLKRLNTEMAVKKAETLEQQAEENKMISAWLWKNAAIAWLEAEDPPRARKAAEKSLQAPPEARTEILTMMWREGLGDVFLAAGDKPAATREYAEAVKVAPSDPLRKNVEKKLGALETAEKK from the coding sequence ATGACAAGATCGTGGCGGCGCTCGTACGGTCTGCTCGTTGCACTGTGCTTCCTTCCCGGTCTGGCCTCAGCCCAGACCTACTCGTCGTTCCGCGAAGCCATGGCGGCGGGGCAGACACAATTGCGCTCCCGCAACTTCGCCGGCAGCCAGGCCCCCCTCGAAGCGGCCCTCCAACTCGCCAAAACCGACGAACAACGCCTCCAGGCCTACGAGGCCCTCCAGCCCGCCTACCGCCAGCTTCCGGACATCGACAAGATGACCGAGGCCTACGAATTCATCGTCCGCCACACCGACACCACCGCCGGCCGCTCTCTCTCCGCCGCTGCGTACGCCTCCTTCGTCTATCAACGCGGCCAGGGCGACAAAACCATCGAGCGCTACGAAGCCCGCCTCAAACAGGATCGCGACGACCTCCCCGCGCTCAGCGCCCTCTCCGCCCTCTACTCACGGACGCGGCGCGACAAGAAAGAGCGGGAGAACGAAGTCGAAACCCGCCTCAAGCGACTCAACACCGAGATGGCGGTCAAAAAAGCCGAGACCCTCGAACAGCAGGCCGAGGAGAACAAGATGATCTCCGCCTGGCTCTGGAAGAATGCCGCGATCGCCTGGCTCGAAGCGGAAGACCCGCCGCGAGCCCGGAAGGCCGCCGAGAAATCCCTTCAGGCCCCGCCGGAAGCCCGAACAGAGATTCTGACCATGATGTGGCGGGAAGGACTCGGCGACGTCTTCCTTGCCGCCGGAGACAAGCCGGCGGCCACACGGGAATACGCCGAGGCCGTGAAGGTCGCCCCGTCCGACCCCCTCCGAAAGAACGTCGAAAAGAAACTCGGCGCGCTGGAGACGGCCGAGAAGAAGTGA
- a CDS encoding LptF/LptG family permease, with translation MRLPISILQRYLLGEILRVFVFVLIVLTVLVIFAGVVQQALERGLSLQHTLKILPFIVPSMMPFTIPAALLLTVCVVFGRIAGDNEIIAAKAAGINVLSLLWPAFFLGAAASVTCLVLTDQVIPWAERKIETTIVQALEEIFFEQLRVNRSFVDRSKGIHIIVGGIEGQTLKQAMIQHAQRSGRVTTIYADEATIKIDLERRLLLVSISGGYVDVPGAGRLTMHRPWTEKIRLDPTTSKPKARHLPIHVIDEELAISDAVRDELRERQAVECLLEMGRGRAERCGSALGQLPTKIAVADDWYHKLRTEYHSRYALACSCFFFVLLGSPFAILMAKNQALTSFLMCFGPIAGGYYPLMLGLMTQCKSGNLDPSWSMWLGNGALAVVGWHVLRKVLRH, from the coding sequence ATGCGCCTCCCGATCTCCATTCTGCAACGCTATCTGCTGGGCGAGATCCTGCGCGTCTTCGTGTTCGTGCTGATCGTCCTGACGGTCCTGGTGATCTTCGCCGGTGTCGTCCAGCAGGCGCTGGAACGGGGACTGAGCCTCCAGCACACGCTCAAGATCCTGCCATTCATCGTCCCCAGCATGATGCCGTTCACGATCCCGGCGGCGCTCCTGCTGACGGTGTGCGTCGTCTTCGGGCGGATCGCCGGCGACAACGAGATCATCGCCGCCAAGGCGGCGGGTATTAACGTCCTCTCGCTCCTCTGGCCGGCGTTCTTCCTCGGAGCCGCCGCCAGCGTCACCTGTCTCGTCCTGACCGATCAGGTGATTCCCTGGGCGGAGCGGAAGATCGAGACCACGATCGTCCAGGCTCTCGAGGAGATTTTCTTCGAACAGCTTCGGGTCAACCGGTCCTTCGTGGATCGGTCGAAAGGGATTCACATCATCGTCGGCGGGATCGAAGGGCAGACGCTCAAACAGGCGATGATCCAGCACGCCCAGCGTTCCGGCCGGGTCACGACGATCTACGCCGACGAAGCGACGATCAAGATCGACCTCGAGCGCCGCCTGCTCCTCGTATCGATCTCCGGAGGGTACGTCGACGTCCCGGGCGCGGGACGGCTGACGATGCACCGCCCCTGGACCGAAAAGATCCGACTTGATCCGACCACCAGCAAGCCGAAGGCGCGGCACCTTCCGATCCATGTCATCGACGAGGAACTGGCGATCTCGGACGCCGTCCGGGACGAGCTCCGCGAGCGGCAGGCGGTCGAATGCCTGTTGGAGATGGGCCGCGGCCGCGCCGAGCGGTGCGGCTCCGCGCTCGGCCAGCTCCCGACCAAGATCGCCGTCGCGGACGACTGGTATCACAAGCTGCGGACCGAGTACCACAGCCGCTACGCGCTGGCCTGCAGCTGTTTCTTTTTCGTGCTGCTGGGGAGTCCCTTCGCCATCCTGATGGCCAAGAACCAGGCTCTGACGAGCTTCCTCATGTGCTTCGGCCCGATTGCCGGCGGGTATTACCCGCTGATGCTTGGCCTGATGACGCAGTGCAAGTCCGGGAACCTCGACCCGAGCTGGTCGATGTGGCTCGGCAACGGAGCTCTGGCCGTTGTGGGTTGGCATGTCTTGCGGAAGGTGCTGCGGCACTGA
- a CDS encoding ferredoxin family protein — MTHVVAEPCFGCKYTDCVVVCPVECFYEGEQILFIHPEECIDCEACVPECPVAAIFHEDNLPEQWADYKQLNAEMAPNSPSITEKKKPLAEG; from the coding sequence ATGACTCACGTTGTCGCGGAACCGTGCTTCGGATGCAAATACACCGATTGCGTCGTTGTTTGCCCCGTTGAGTGCTTCTACGAAGGGGAACAGATCCTCTTCATCCATCCGGAAGAGTGCATCGACTGCGAAGCGTGCGTTCCGGAATGCCCCGTCGCGGCGATCTTCCACGAAGACAACCTCCCCGAGCAGTGGGCGGACTACAAGCAGCTGAACGCCGAAATGGCGCCGAACAGCCCGAGCATCACCGAGAAGAAGAAGCCGCTGGCCGAAGGCTGA
- a CDS encoding Minf_1886 family protein, which produces MSVSRQTRLKYNRDAYRFIFEALQFTQEKLKRVSRGGTEDDAHISGQELMEGVRELALKKFGLLAITVFHHWGVRATDDFGRIVFELIERGEMRKTDRDQLSDFFAVYDFTEALDRQYVIPVQDAFRPPVETAKA; this is translated from the coding sequence ATGAGCGTTTCGAGGCAGACTCGACTGAAGTACAACCGGGACGCGTATCGGTTCATTTTTGAGGCCCTGCAGTTCACGCAGGAGAAGCTGAAGCGGGTCTCCCGCGGCGGGACCGAGGACGATGCCCACATCTCCGGCCAGGAGTTGATGGAAGGGGTCCGCGAGCTGGCGCTGAAGAAGTTCGGCCTGCTGGCGATCACCGTCTTTCACCACTGGGGCGTCCGGGCGACCGACGACTTCGGGCGGATCGTGTTCGAGCTGATCGAGCGGGGCGAGATGCGGAAGACCGATCGGGACCAGCTTTCCGACTTCTTTGCGGTCTACGATTTTACGGAGGCCCTCGACCGCCAGTATGTCATCCCGGTCCAGGATGCGTTCCGGCCGCCGGTCGAGACCGCCAAGGCCTGA
- a CDS encoding DUF1080 domain-containing protein yields the protein MRIRLLALAVAALCGTPSLQAADKTPIAVYTDPRQTDADFPLQGEYLGYQRPLPSDRSSVLVGLQVIAVGDGQFEAVKFFGGLPGTTSWRRERIPLVGERRDDVLHLKGDLYDAVIDGQQATLYNKLGEESGRLLKQRRGSPTLGAPAPSQAIVLFDGRGTEEWKGAKVTPEGFLMAGTETKRSFGSFRLHGEFRLPYKPLGRGQDRGNSGFYLQNRYEIQVLDSFGFPGIENECGAVYRLVRPNLNMALPPLAWQTYDIDLTMPRFDNAGKKIANMRISVWHNGVPIHENREIPSKTGAGQPEGPNPLPIKLQDHGNPVVYRNIWVLPKTEETVGVPWLDLPVYGPPVPIFAPQPMPGTACCGLVFSLPGWTVLP from the coding sequence ATGCGAATTCGCCTGCTCGCGCTCGCGGTCGCCGCTCTTTGCGGCACTCCGTCTCTCCAGGCCGCCGACAAGACGCCGATCGCGGTCTACACGGACCCTCGTCAGACGGACGCGGATTTCCCGCTTCAGGGGGAGTACCTCGGTTATCAGCGTCCCCTGCCGAGCGACCGGAGCAGCGTCCTGGTGGGGCTGCAGGTGATTGCCGTTGGCGACGGGCAGTTCGAGGCGGTCAAGTTCTTCGGAGGACTGCCGGGGACGACCTCATGGCGGCGGGAGCGGATTCCCCTTGTGGGAGAGCGGCGAGACGACGTCCTGCACTTGAAGGGGGATCTCTACGACGCCGTCATCGATGGCCAGCAGGCGACGCTCTACAACAAGCTGGGCGAAGAGTCCGGCCGCCTGCTCAAGCAGCGCCGCGGCAGTCCGACGCTCGGGGCTCCGGCTCCGTCACAGGCGATCGTCCTGTTCGATGGACGCGGGACGGAGGAATGGAAGGGGGCCAAGGTCACGCCCGAAGGCTTCCTGATGGCGGGGACGGAAACGAAGCGGTCGTTCGGCAGCTTCCGGCTCCACGGCGAGTTCCGGCTCCCCTACAAGCCGCTCGGCCGGGGACAGGACCGCGGCAACAGCGGCTTCTACCTCCAGAACCGTTATGAGATCCAGGTTCTCGACTCGTTCGGGTTCCCGGGGATCGAGAACGAATGCGGCGCGGTGTACCGGCTGGTGCGACCGAATCTCAACATGGCGCTGCCGCCCCTCGCGTGGCAGACATACGACATCGATCTGACGATGCCCCGGTTTGACAACGCGGGGAAGAAGATCGCCAATATGCGGATCTCGGTCTGGCACAACGGGGTGCCGATCCACGAGAACCGGGAGATTCCGAGCAAGACGGGAGCCGGTCAGCCCGAAGGCCCCAACCCGCTCCCGATCAAGCTCCAGGACCACGGCAATCCGGTGGTCTACCGGAACATCTGGGTCCTTCCGAAGACCGAGGAAACCGTCGGCGTTCCCTGGCTGGATCTCCCGGTCTACGGGCCGCCGGTTCCGATCTTTGCCCCCCAGCCGATGCCGGGGACCGCGTGCTGTGGACTCGTCTTCAGCCTGCCGGGCTGGACCGTCCTTCCGTAA
- a CDS encoding Gfo/Idh/MocA family protein, which yields MTVRIGLLGIGFMGMTHFEGARKLEGGKIAAICTRSEKKLAGDWSDIQGNFGPRGSTEVDLSGIKTYRDHSEMFRDPDIDLVDICLPTDQHESMVLDALAAGKHVLVEKPIAIDLDAAKRMVDAAQKAGKLLLVGQVLPFFPEFRWVRETVESGQYGKLRAAAFRRVIAEPNWSAGMNDFRKLGGWGIDLHIHDNHYIGLLCGVPKQVFSRGLLIDGLVNHVCTQYLYDDRDLTVSAISGGIAAAGLKFAHSFEIFLERATLQYDAGTYGDSWTVNRPLTLITSDGQVSTPAPGGGTEWCAAFTDELQAAVNSVRTGTPAPVLSGELAYNALRLCHAEAESIATGKPAAI from the coding sequence ATGACTGTTCGCATCGGACTTCTCGGCATCGGTTTCATGGGGATGACGCACTTCGAAGGTGCCCGGAAGCTGGAGGGGGGGAAGATCGCGGCGATCTGCACGCGGAGCGAGAAGAAGCTGGCGGGGGACTGGTCGGATATCCAGGGGAATTTCGGTCCGCGCGGCAGCACCGAGGTCGACCTGAGCGGCATCAAGACGTATCGCGATCACAGCGAGATGTTCCGCGATCCGGACATCGACCTCGTCGATATCTGTCTCCCGACCGACCAGCACGAGTCGATGGTGCTGGATGCTCTGGCGGCGGGAAAGCACGTCCTTGTCGAGAAGCCGATCGCGATCGACCTCGACGCCGCAAAGCGGATGGTCGACGCCGCCCAGAAGGCGGGGAAGCTGCTGCTGGTCGGCCAGGTCCTGCCGTTCTTCCCGGAGTTCCGCTGGGTCCGGGAGACGGTCGAGAGCGGGCAGTACGGGAAGCTGCGGGCAGCCGCGTTCCGCCGCGTGATTGCGGAGCCGAACTGGTCGGCGGGAATGAACGATTTCCGAAAGCTCGGCGGCTGGGGGATCGACCTCCACATTCACGACAACCACTACATCGGTTTGCTCTGCGGCGTTCCGAAGCAGGTCTTCTCGCGCGGCCTGCTGATCGATGGTCTCGTGAACCACGTCTGCACGCAGTACCTCTACGATGACCGGGACCTGACCGTCAGCGCCATCAGTGGCGGGATTGCGGCGGCGGGGCTGAAGTTCGCCCACAGCTTTGAGATCTTCCTGGAGCGGGCGACGCTTCAGTACGACGCCGGGACTTACGGCGACTCGTGGACCGTGAACCGCCCGCTGACGCTCATCACGAGCGACGGCCAGGTCTCGACGCCGGCTCCCGGGGGCGGAACCGAGTGGTGCGCGGCCTTCACGGACGAGCTCCAGGCAGCGGTCAACAGCGTCCGGACGGGGACGCCTGCTCCCGTCCTGAGCGGGGAACTCGCTTACAACGCCCTGCGTCTGTGCCATGCTGAGGCGGAGAGCATCGCCACGGGGAAGCCGGCAGCGATTTGA